Genomic window (Patescibacteria group bacterium):
CCGTTGTTAAAATAAAAGTTAAACCTAGACCAAATATTTTTTTACGTGATTTTAGGGTCAAAACTAGACCTAAAATAAAAACCAAAGCACCCAGAGAGCACACATTAAAACCATCAAAAAAGCCGAACATAACTGCTAAAATTGGTAAGGAATATTTTTCAATATCTATGTGGCCAATAATTGGTAGATGAATATCATTTTCGTCATCATCTTGACATTCAGTATTAGATTCTTGTTGTTGATCAGTTAGATAATCAATTTTATTTTGTAGGTTAATTTGAGTTGTTTGGCCAAAACCTAAAAGGTATTCATCTTGGATAAAAGTTATTGGTACCAAGCCATGGATATTTTGAGGCACATTATATTGCTGATAAAAACTTTTTAGCAGATCAACATTTTCTGATTGAGCCAATGAATAATAATTAATTTTTAAATCACAACCCTCTTTTTCTGTTTTCTGTAAAAAGCTTTTTTCTTGGGCACAATGGGGGCAAGACTCACTATAAAAAAAATTAATTTCATTATTAATTTCTTGTGCCAAAGTTAATTTAGGCAGCCAAGTTAAGCTGACTAAGATTAAAACTAAACTTAAAAATAATTTTTTCATATTTGAAAATTATAATATTTTTTAAACTTTATTTCAAGTTAATCAAAAAATCCCACCAAGGGCGTGGGAAATTTTGACAAGATTTTATCTTGGTCGGGTCATTTTGGCTCCGCATTTAGGGCAGTCACATTCATAGCAGGGACAGCCTCTTTGATGATCAATTTTTTCGCCACAAGAAGGGCAAACACATTGACCATCTGGACCTAAACCTTGACCTTGAGGTTGTCGTCCTCGTCCTTGACCAAATCCTAGACCACGACCAGGTGCATTTGTATTAGGCATATGTTTTTTAGTTAAAAATTAGTAATTATTTTTTTAATCTATAATTGCCACCATCAACTTTAATAGCTGAACCATTGATTAGGGCTTGGGCAATTTTTTTCTGGGCTGAAACTAAAACGCGATGAAAGGTTGAACGTGAAACTTGCATTTTTTTAGCAGCTTGTTCTTCGGTTAACTCTTGAATGTCATGCAAACGAATAGCTTCTATTTCTTCAAAAGTTAATTGAATTTCGGTTAAATTTTTAAGACGTTGACCAGCTGGTTTAAAATAAGTACAGCGTGGTTGTTGGCCGATGCGTCTGCATCTACACGGTCTAGGCATAAAATTATTTTTAAAGTTATCCACAGTTATGAACATATGTTCATTATTATTATAGCAAAGTTATCAACAATGTCAAGAGTTTGTTCTATTTAAAATTATGATATAATAAAAATAACTTAATTTTTAATTTTAAAAATATGCAACAACAAAAAAATTCACCTAACTCTAATGGAATTTTTGGATTTTTATCTGTTATAATTGTTTTTTTACTTGTTTTATCTCCAACTTTAATTAAATCAATAATCAGTGGATCTAAGAGTGGGGTTGACGGTGGTATTGTTGGAATTGTGGCAATTATAATTATGTTTTTAAGTTTAGCGGTTATTGTTGGGTTAGGTGGTTTACGTGTAATTAATCAGTATGAGCGTGCGGTTGTTTTAACACTAGGCAAATATACAGGAACTAGAAACCCAGGATTAACTTGGATATTTCCTGGTATTCAAAGAATTATTAAACCAGATTTAAGAATAACTACTGTTGATATTCCTCAACAAGAAGTAATTACCAAAGATAATGTTACGGTAGGTATAAATGCAGTAGTTTATTTTCGTGTTGCTATTCCAGAAAGAGCAGTTTTAGAAATTCAAGATTATTCGCGAGCCGTAGCTTTATATGCTCAAGCTACATTAAGAGATATCGTTGGTGGAGTTGAATTAGACGCATTTTTATCAGAGAGAGATAAAATTGCTGATGAAATAAAAAAAATTGTTGATGTAGCTACTGATCCTTGGGGAATTGATGTAACTATAATTAAAATTCAAGATATTGAATTGCCAGCTGACATGAAACGAGCAATGGCCAAACAGGCAGAAACAGAAAGAGAGAGAAGGGCAGTAATTATTAAAGCCCATGGAGAATTAAGTGCTTCAGAAAATTTAAAAAAAGCAGCTGAAAATTTAACTTCAGTTCCTGGAGGTTTATCATTAAGAACCTTGGCAACTATTGAAAATATTAATCCCGATCCATCAAAAATGGTTATCTTTGCTTTACCAGTTGAAGTTTTAGAAGGGTTTAAATCTTTACAAAATTTAAAAGAAAAACAAAAATGATATCAAAAAATATATTTGAAATAGAAGATATTTTTTCTATTGAAGGAATAGGAATTATTGTTGCTGGAACATTAAAAAATGGTAATATTTTGAAAGGGATGAAAACAATTATAAACGGTAAGACAGCCGAAGTTGCTAGCATTGAACAATATCATAAAAAAATTGATATGATTGATGCAGTAGGAAGTTCAGCTGGTTTATTGTTAAAAGGAGTTGAAAAAAAAGATATTTCTTTGGGAGAAATTTTTTTACAATAATAAATAAAAAATCAGCCAACCTTTTTATAGATAAATTGGCTGATTTTTTATTTAAAAATTATTTGATAATATTTAAAAATTCTTTAATTAATTTATTAGTTTTTTCATTTAAATAATAAAAATCTTTCCATAAAACAACGATATCAGCATTATTTAACACAGAACTTTTAATTTCTTGAATTGTATCGCCACCAGCTACAGAAATAAAAATTTTATTATAACTACCTTTAATTTGTTTAATTTGATAATAGGGAATTAATTTTTCATTATTTTTTGTTTCGTCAACTCCTCTATGCAAGATAACTGCATCGGGCAAAGTTTTTAGTTTTTTTAAAATTAAAAGAGGATTTTCAACATTCATCATATCAATCATTGAATCAATATGATAATGGTCACATAATTCAATAAATTGTTTGATAGTTTCAATTGGTGCTACGCCTAAACAAGTAATAGCATTGGCACCGGCTTGAGCAAATAATTCTACTTCTCTATAAGCAAGATCGGCACACTTAGTATCAGCAACAAAATAAGAAGATGGGGCCACTTTTTTTAAGGTTGCTACGGCAAGTGCGCCATAAATTTTAATTAAAGGTGTTCCAATTTCAATTAAAATTCTTGGTGAAATAGGCAATTTAGAAATAATAGCTTGTGCATTATTTAAATTACTATTGAGAGCAATTTGAATATATTTTTGGTGTCTTTGTAACATAATTATTATTTAACAAAAATTAATATTTTAATGTTTTAAGAAATTCTTTAGCTAGTTGGCTTGTTTGTTTAGAATTATTATTGAATAATCGCCAAACAACAGCAATATTAGCATCATTAAAAATAGCACGTTTAACTTCTTTAATATTTTCGCCTCCAGCAATGGAAATTAAAACACGATAGGTTGCTTTAATTAAGTGAATTTGATGATAAGGAATTTGTTTTTCTCTATTATTAGATTCATCAACTCCTCGATGAAGAATAACAACATCAGGAATTAATTTTAATTTTTTTAAAATTTCAAAAGGAAATTCAACATTCATCATATCAATCATTGAATCAATATTATGTTTAACACAATTAGAAATAAATTCGTTTATTGTTTCAATTGGAGCTAATCCTAAACAAGTGGCCGCCTGAGCGCCAGCGCGGGAAATTGACGCGATTTCTCGTGAACCACGATCCATACATTTTAAATCAGCTACAATATATCCTGGTTTGCCAAGTTTTTTTTGCCAATAATTTTTAAGATAAACAATGCCCTGTTCGCCATAAGTTTTTATTAAAGGCGTACCCGCTTCAATTAAAATTCTATCTGAAGTTGGTAAAGAATCAATCATTTGTTTAATTTCATCTAAAGATTGATTAAAGGCAATTTGCAAATAAGTTTTTCTATGATTAAGAGTCATAAATTTTTTGAAATTTATTGATTATCAAAAATAAATTATTAATACTTTATTATATAATATTTTTTGTTTTTGTGCATTTTTAACAAAAGAAAAATCACCGGCGTAGAGTCGGTGATTTTATTCTCTTAGCTCAATAAGCATACAAGCATAGAGATATAAATTGACAAGAGTTATCCAACGGTGATTATAAATCGATGCGCCTATTTGGCTATACCGATTAGCTTCTTTAAAAATTTTTTTACGGAGTTCTCTAACAGTATTTTTTAATTGTTCGAGAGTCATTATCTCAAGCAATTTTTCATTTAAAGTATCAAGATCCATTTATCCTCCTTCATTTTTATTTTAACCTTACCAAATTTTAATTTTTATGTCAAGGGTAAATAAAAAAACCGTTTATATAAAAACGATTAATCTTAAAAATAAAAATTAAAACAAATTACCAGGCCTTATTAACTTCTACATCAGTATAAAAATATTTAATAATTTCTTCAAAATTCATATCGCGATTTTTAGCCATATCCCAAGCGCCCCAAGCGGACATACCGACGCCATGGCCAAAGAGTTCTTCGCCATCATCGTAAGGCACATATTTGGGTTGAATCCAAGGCTTATCACTACCGCCCCAGACTTGAGACCAAAGTTTAGTCATGCCATCACTGCGAGCGAAATAGGGCGTGATAGCTATTTGATTATTATAAGTTGCAACTAAACCTTGAGTATTTTCAACAGCTTGAACAACATTGGGGGACATTAATTCACGATCATAGCCACGATAATATTGATCGCCCGGATGTGAAGTTAAAGTAAAATGACGAACTTGATGGCGGGAAGGATTTAAAATGTTATACAAGGCATAGGTGCGTTCAGCAATAGTCATTGATTCGAGATAGGCCATGGGATTGACATTGCCAGTTTCAGCCATACCCTTTAAATAATCCTCCATTGTTAATTCGTTAATTACCCAAAATTTATTATTATCTTGAGGAACGTAGCGTAATTCTAATTTGCCACGAAAACGAGAATAGACACCCCATTCGTCACGAGTTTTGTTAGTCGTAATTTCTAAAATAGTGTTGTCTAGTGGAATAAAGCGTAGGTATTTGTCAGTCATTAAAATACGTTTACCGCCGACATTTACCATATAACGTTGAATATCAAAGTCAAAAATAATTTCTGTTTCTTCGCCTTGTGTCTGAGTAAATAAAAGATTGTTTTCAGCGTCAAAAACTTGATAAGGACCATTGCCAGTAATTTTGACTGGATCTTCAGTTGAATATAAACCAATACGAATGTCAGGTTCTGAGTTGACCAAATTTAAAACTGGAAATTCGTTGAGGTCTTTTTTTTCATAACGCGTAGGGTTAAAGCGTGGTTCTTCGATTGATGGTTGAGTTTCATTTTCGGGCAGAGACGAAATTTCTTCATCTGGGGTAGAATTATTTTCAGCAATAATTTCAGCTTGGTCGGGAGTTTCGGGGACTATAATAGTTCGCGGGGCATTGGGATCCTCAATTTTAATAACTAATTCTAAAGTTCCACCTTGAATCCAGTCTATACCTTTGGAGGCGATTTGGAAATTTTCAACATACAAACCTTCTTGTTCTGGTGCTTGAATAGCAAAACGAAATAAACCGATTTCGCCGGGTTTAACCGTTGTTGTTGTCATGCGAGTCGGGCAATAATAAGATGGCCAAAAGTCATGTTGAAAAGTGCTGTGGCGACCATAGGGTTTAGCTAAATTTAAAGCCACTAAATTATCTCCAGAGTTGCGCCAAGTAGCCGTGCCAGTGTTTTTAAATTTAACCCAAAAAGTAAAGCCTTTGCCGGGCGTTAAATTAATAACATAAGGATAACTTTGTTCGACGCGTTGAGCGGTGTAGGAGGCGGCTTGAATTGGTTTTAAAAAAGAAAAACCACCTACAAATGAGGTGTTAAAAAATAAAACCAAGACACAAAATTTAAGGCCAATTTTAATAAACTTTTTGAATTTTTGTTTTTGACTACGACAAAGCATGGGATAAACTCTTACACTTATATTGTAGCATGGATGAAAAAATAACACAATAGTTAATTAGAAATAATAAACTATTGACTTAGTGAGTTGAAAATCTAAAAATATCAATTGAAACGATAAAATAAAAAGAGCCATTGCGAGGAGCGTAGCGACGAGGCAATCTCTTACGAAATAGAATTTAATGCGTTGATTTACGGGATTGCCACGTCGTCGGATTACCTCCTCCTCGCAATGACACTTCGGAAGTAAGATTGCCGCCTGCCTGCGGCGGGCAGGCGTCGTTCGCCGAATTGGCAAACTCCTCCTCACAATGACACACATCTAAAGTGTCATGCTGAACTTGTTTCAGCATCTGTAGTTGGATTAAAATTTGTTATTTTAAATAGACATCATGAGTGTTTACAGATCCTGAAATAAATTCAGGATGACAAAAGACAAATTCAGAATGACATCGATAATCAACAAAAAGTGCAATAAGTGTGTACACATTACCAATATACCTTGACAAGAAATTTAATTTATGCTAGAATATAGATAGATAATAATTATGGTTCTTTGATATAATATTTAATTGCGAAAAGAACAGACTGTTAATGCGGTTGGTTGGTTATCTGACTGATTGCCTTAGTGGTCTACTCTTTTCGCAATTATACAAAACAAGTTTTCCAAGGAGGAAAGATGGAATGGTGCAAGCAAGACGGTATCATTTATTTCACTGTCACTAGTGACACGACCGGCGAAGGGTGGATCGAGCGTTTCAAAGACCAAGGATTCGATGTTAGCGATTACGCCCAAGGCGTACTTCGTTCACCGGATTTCAAACCGACGAAGGGAGTGACAAGAAAAATTGCTATCATCATGGGTACAACCTGGGATCATTATAGAGATAGGACCACCAAAAACATCCGTGCCAAGGCATCAGAGCTTGGCTTTACCACCCCAAGTGGTGAAGTCGCCTGTCTTATCAAAGAGCAATTCTCTGACGAGAAGATTAAAGCCATGGGTCTTTACTGGATTGTCACCATGCACGAGCCCATTTATGTTAACGGCGATCCGTTGCTACTCGACGCTAGCATCTCCCGGGTGGTCACGTACTATGGCAATCCCGACAGGAGGTGGAGCCGTGGCGATGGGTTCGCTTTCGAGGTCCCGCAAGTTTCTGGCTCTTAAGCCTTGGATCTTTGAGCTGTTGAACTTGGAATTTTAGCCCTTGGCTATTGTCGGGGTTATGCGGGGCGCAATACAATACAAATTGCGCCCCTTTTTTATTTTCAATAGCTAAAAAGACGGATATGAGATATAATGAAATATAAAACAATTTAAGTTGTCATTCCCGCGTAGGCGGGAATCCAGGGTTAACAACTTTTAACTTTTTATAGAATAAGCCATATTTAATTTAAAGAGATTTTTTAAATTAAAGTATTTATTTAATCAATCCTGGATCCCCAATTAGGGATGACAATAAATTAATTTTTAATTTTTGAGATTTAATTTTTAATTTATTCAATGTCTTTGACTCGTAAAATAGCACACCAGACAATTATTCAGACTTTGGGTAAGGTTTTTGGTTTGGTAATTGCTTTGATTAGTATTGGTTTAATCACGCGTTATTTGGGAGCTGAAAAATACGGCGTGTATACGGCGGTTTTAGTTTTCCTAAATTTATTTGGCGTGTTGGCTGATTGGGGCTTACATTCAATGTTAATTCAGTTTGCCAGTCAGCCCGGTACTGATTTAAATAAAATTTTCAACAACATTTTTACTTTAAGGGTTTTATTACTGATTGGGTTTTTGTTTTTAGCCATCGTTGTCGGTTGGTTAATTCCTGTTTATTCTTTAGAGATTAAAATTGGGATTACGACGTCCTGTTTAGTTTTGTTTTTTGTCTCAGTTAATCAACTTTTAACCGCAGTTTTCCAACTTAAAATTAAAATGCAGGCCGTAGCTTGGGGAGAATTTTTAGCCAAATTGACTGGTTTAATTTTTATTATAATCGCTATCTTTTTAAAATTAAATATTTATTTTATTTTATTAAATGTAGTTTTGGGTGGTTTGGTGAGATTTTCAATTTTATTTTTTAAAGCTAAAAAATATATTCAATTTAAATGGCAATTTGACTTTGATTTATGGAAAAAAGTTTTAAATAAAACATGGCCATTAGCCTTATCAATTGTTTTTAGTATGATGTATTTTTTAATGGATACAATTATTCTATCTTGGACTCAACCAAATTTTGACGTTGGGATTTATGGCGCGAGTTATAAAGTTTTAGAA
Coding sequences:
- a CDS encoding slipin family protein — translated: MQQQKNSPNSNGIFGFLSVIIVFLLVLSPTLIKSIISGSKSGVDGGIVGIVAIIIMFLSLAVIVGLGGLRVINQYERAVVLTLGKYTGTRNPGLTWIFPGIQRIIKPDLRITTVDIPQQEVITKDNVTVGINAVVYFRVAIPERAVLEIQDYSRAVALYAQATLRDIVGGVELDAFLSERDKIADEIKKIVDVATDPWGIDVTIIKIQDIELPADMKRAMAKQAETERERRAVIIKAHGELSASENLKKAAENLTSVPGGLSLRTLATIENINPDPSKMVIFALPVEVLEGFKSLQNLKEKQK
- a CDS encoding orotidine 5'-phosphate decarboxylase; amino-acid sequence: MTLNHRKTYLQIAFNQSLDEIKQMIDSLPTSDRILIEAGTPLIKTYGEQGIVYLKNYWQKKLGKPGYIVADLKCMDRGSREIASISRAGAQAATCLGLAPIETINEFISNCVKHNIDSMIDMMNVEFPFEILKKLKLIPDVVILHRGVDESNNREKQIPYHQIHLIKATYRVLISIAGGENIKEVKRAIFNDANIAVVWRLFNNNSKQTSQLAKEFLKTLKY
- a CDS encoding flippase encodes the protein MSLTRKIAHQTIIQTLGKVFGLVIALISIGLITRYLGAEKYGVYTAVLVFLNLFGVLADWGLHSMLIQFASQPGTDLNKIFNNIFTLRVLLLIGFLFLAIVVGWLIPVYSLEIKIGITTSCLVLFFVSVNQLLTAVFQLKIKMQAVAWGEFLAKLTGLIFIIIAIFLKLNIYFILLNVVLGGLVRFSILFFKAKKYIQFKWQFDFDLWKKVLNKTWPLALSIVFSMMYFLMDTIILSWTQPNFDVGIYGASYKVLENLIVFPVMFIGLVFPLLSQSWQNQDLEKFKHVLQKAFDFLIIIVTPLIFGGYLIGNKLMVFVAGSEFYLSGEVLKILLLAVGWLFVGQLFGHTIIALDLQKKMMWCYLIIAIMSLIGYSILIPRYSYFGAAWMTVGAEMLMVILSSLLIFKKTHWLPEIKTLFKSLFASLIMAGAIYLILDLNLLINLIIGIIVYFSILYLIGGVKKQVLQEILRLKYNTNDTN
- a CDS encoding orotidine 5'-phosphate decarboxylase, with protein sequence MLQRHQKYIQIALNSNLNNAQAIISKLPISPRILIEIGTPLIKIYGALAVATLKKVAPSSYFVADTKCADLAYREVELFAQAGANAITCLGVAPIETIKQFIELCDHYHIDSMIDMMNVENPLLILKKLKTLPDAVILHRGVDETKNNEKLIPYYQIKQIKGSYNKIFISVAGGDTIQEIKSSVLNNADIVVLWKDFYYLNEKTNKLIKEFLNIIK
- a CDS encoding SpoIID/LytB domain-containing protein codes for the protein MLCRSQKQKFKKFIKIGLKFCVLVLFFNTSFVGGFSFLKPIQAASYTAQRVEQSYPYVINLTPGKGFTFWVKFKNTGTATWRNSGDNLVALNLAKPYGRHSTFQHDFWPSYYCPTRMTTTTVKPGEIGLFRFAIQAPEQEGLYVENFQIASKGIDWIQGGTLELVIKIEDPNAPRTIIVPETPDQAEIIAENNSTPDEEISSLPENETQPSIEEPRFNPTRYEKKDLNEFPVLNLVNSEPDIRIGLYSTEDPVKITGNGPYQVFDAENNLLFTQTQGEETEIIFDFDIQRYMVNVGGKRILMTDKYLRFIPLDNTILEITTNKTRDEWGVYSRFRGKLELRYVPQDNNKFWVINELTMEDYLKGMAETGNVNPMAYLESMTIAERTYALYNILNPSRHQVRHFTLTSHPGDQYYRGYDRELMSPNVVQAVENTQGLVATYNNQIAITPYFARSDGMTKLWSQVWGGSDKPWIQPKYVPYDDGEELFGHGVGMSAWGAWDMAKNRDMNFEEIIKYFYTDVEVNKAW
- a CDS encoding DUF134 domain-containing protein, giving the protein MPRPCRCRRIGQQPRCTYFKPAGQRLKNLTEIQLTFEEIEAIRLHDIQELTEEQAAKKMQVSRSTFHRVLVSAQKKIAQALINGSAIKVDGGNYRLKK